One genomic segment of Bradyrhizobium diazoefficiens includes these proteins:
- a CDS encoding TRAP transporter small permease, giving the protein MSHGPLPDRDTPNSAAAATGPAAALDRGLAILNGIIVVFAAIALVAACAILSYSVLSRALFKAANYWQDEAAVFLLVGATFMTAAYVQQNRGHIGIEAFVGLLSPLANKIRLWLVDAATFLFCAFFAWKSWTLAHEAYVDGQVSNSMWSPPLAIPYSLMALGMSLLCVQILVQLALPFAGARRS; this is encoded by the coding sequence ATGAGCCACGGTCCGCTTCCGGATCGAGACACCCCGAACAGCGCCGCCGCAGCCACAGGCCCTGCGGCGGCGCTCGATCGCGGTCTCGCCATCCTCAACGGCATCATCGTCGTGTTCGCCGCGATTGCGCTGGTCGCGGCCTGCGCCATCCTGAGCTACAGCGTGCTCAGCCGGGCGCTGTTCAAGGCCGCCAATTACTGGCAGGACGAAGCCGCAGTGTTCCTGCTGGTCGGCGCGACCTTCATGACGGCGGCCTATGTGCAGCAGAACCGCGGCCATATCGGCATCGAAGCCTTTGTCGGCCTGCTGTCGCCGCTCGCCAACAAGATCCGCCTCTGGCTGGTCGATGCCGCAACATTCCTATTCTGCGCCTTCTTCGCCTGGAAATCCTGGACGCTCGCGCACGAAGCCTATGTCGACGGCCAGGTCTCGAACTCGATGTGGTCGCCGCCGCTCGCCATTCCCTATTCACTGATGGCGCTCGGCATGAGCCTGCTCTGCGTCCAGATCCTCGTGCAGCTTGCGCTGCCTTTCGCCGGAGCCAGGCGTTCATGA
- the dctP gene encoding TRAP transporter substrate-binding protein, with amino-acid sequence MFTRRHLLATAVAAPAILRFSTGTAHAATTLKISHQFPGGTIDKGDFRDRLCRMFAAEVSKRSNGDIAAEIYPNSSLIKTNAQFSAMRKGALDISLYPMPYAGGELPETNIGLMPGLVTTYDQGMRWKKEPVGKALTDFLADKGIILLTWVWQAGGVASRSKPIVAPEDAKGMKVRGGSREMDMVLQTAGASVLSVPSNEIYAAMQTGACDAGITSSTSLISFRLEEVAKALTSGAGASYWFMLEPLMMSKAIFDKLPKNHQDILLAVGTELEAFGRKGAQDDDVEVAKVYEKAGAKVSALDAATVGKWRDIARDTAWKDYGAKTATAANLLKLASDVAA; translated from the coding sequence ATGTTCACGCGTCGTCACCTGCTCGCGACTGCCGTCGCTGCACCCGCCATTCTCCGCTTCAGTACAGGTACCGCGCACGCCGCGACCACGCTGAAGATCTCGCACCAATTCCCGGGCGGCACCATCGACAAGGGCGACTTCCGCGACCGGCTCTGCCGCATGTTCGCCGCCGAGGTCAGCAAGCGCAGCAACGGCGACATCGCCGCGGAGATCTATCCGAACTCTTCCCTGATCAAGACCAACGCGCAGTTCTCCGCGATGCGCAAGGGCGCGCTCGACATCTCGCTCTATCCGATGCCCTACGCCGGCGGCGAGCTGCCGGAGACAAATATCGGCCTGATGCCCGGCCTCGTGACCACCTACGACCAGGGCATGCGCTGGAAGAAAGAGCCGGTCGGCAAGGCGCTGACCGACTTCCTTGCCGACAAGGGCATCATCCTGCTCACCTGGGTCTGGCAGGCCGGCGGCGTCGCCAGCCGGTCCAAGCCGATCGTCGCCCCCGAAGATGCCAAGGGCATGAAGGTGCGCGGCGGCTCGCGCGAGATGGACATGGTCCTCCAGACCGCCGGTGCCTCGGTGCTGTCGGTACCCTCGAACGAAATCTACGCGGCGATGCAGACCGGTGCCTGCGATGCCGGCATCACCTCCTCGACCAGTTTGATCTCGTTCCGCCTCGAGGAGGTCGCGAAAGCGCTGACCTCGGGTGCCGGCGCCTCTTACTGGTTCATGCTCGAGCCGCTGATGATGTCGAAGGCGATCTTCGACAAGTTGCCGAAGAACCATCAGGACATCCTGCTTGCGGTCGGCACCGAGCTGGAGGCCTTCGGCCGCAAGGGCGCGCAGGACGACGATGTCGAGGTCGCCAAGGTCTACGAGAAGGCCGGCGCCAAGGTTTCCGCGCTCGACGCCGCCACCGTCGGCAAGTGGCGCGACATCGCCCGCGACACCGCCTGGAAGGATTACGGCGCCAAGACCGCGACCGCGGCGAACCTCTTGAAGCTCGCCTCCGACGTCGCGGCATGA
- a CDS encoding DUF6481 family protein: MSGFREPGFSDRQKAAQEARKNLLKKFKSQPGPDDPAVAAKRAEREALAAKRAEAKAAREAEKAEQKRLAEEAAAAEAARLAREAEEAAEKAAALEAEQKAKRDARYAARKAKRK, translated from the coding sequence ATGAGTGGATTCAGGGAACCCGGCTTCTCCGACCGGCAAAAGGCCGCGCAGGAAGCCCGCAAAAATCTTTTGAAGAAGTTCAAGTCGCAGCCCGGGCCCGATGATCCCGCGGTCGCGGCGAAGCGTGCCGAGCGCGAGGCGCTCGCCGCCAAGCGCGCCGAGGCCAAGGCCGCGCGCGAAGCCGAAAAGGCCGAGCAGAAGCGTCTTGCGGAAGAAGCTGCGGCCGCGGAGGCTGCGCGGCTTGCGCGCGAGGCAGAGGAAGCCGCCGAAAAGGCAGCCGCACTCGAGGCCGAGCAGAAGGCCAAGCGCGACGCGCGCTATGCGGCCCGCAAGGCCAAGCGCAAGTAA
- a CDS encoding DUF2171 domain-containing protein, translating into MSQIKEHMKIIGKDGAHVGTVDRVENNRIKLTRKDSPEGHKDHHHYIDMKYVGAVEGDVVKLSVNADAVPKAEAA; encoded by the coding sequence ATGTCTCAGATCAAGGAACACATGAAAATCATCGGCAAGGACGGCGCCCATGTCGGCACTGTCGATCGCGTCGAGAACAACCGGATCAAGCTGACGCGGAAGGACAGCCCGGAAGGTCACAAGGACCATCATCATTACATCGACATGAAATATGTTGGTGCGGTCGAGGGCGATGTCGTCAAGCTCTCGGTCAATGCCGATGCGGTGCCTAAGGCGGAAGCCGCATGA
- a CDS encoding TRAP transporter large permease codes for MSVFGIGLAYGIATLVVMFSGMPIAFALGAVALVFMGIYMPSASLDTVTQNVYEEMASITLLSIPLFILKGAAIGKSRAGEDLYSALHAWLHRVPGGLGVANVFACALFAAMAGSSPATCSAIGSAGIPEMRKRGYSGGFAAGIIAAGGTLGILLPPSITMILFAVAAEKSLGRLFLAGIGPGLLLVSLFGSYAVIRFRQEYKAAERVYKNGGPEAAILARDEYTLAERFSVLPRVIPFVLLLTGVMIALYGGYATPSETAGLGGLLALALIAAIYSVWRPSDLAPIMKSTVRESTMLMMIIGMSLLYSYVMSYLHISQSAAESIVAMHLPRWELLFAILVMVVVLGFFLPPVSIILMTAPIILPPLRAANFDIIWFGVVMTIVMEMGLIHPPVGLNIFVIRNVAPDIPLSEVIWGTLPFVLLMMLAVLLLCFVPEISTALPDIVMGPDGSR; via the coding sequence ATGAGCGTGTTCGGTATCGGCCTTGCCTACGGCATCGCCACGCTGGTCGTGATGTTTTCGGGCATGCCCATCGCGTTTGCGCTCGGCGCGGTCGCATTGGTGTTCATGGGCATCTACATGCCCTCAGCCTCGCTCGATACGGTGACGCAGAACGTCTACGAGGAGATGGCCTCGATCACGCTTCTGTCGATTCCGCTCTTCATCCTGAAGGGCGCCGCGATCGGCAAGTCGCGCGCCGGCGAGGATCTCTATTCGGCCCTGCATGCCTGGCTGCACCGTGTGCCCGGGGGCCTCGGCGTTGCCAACGTGTTCGCCTGCGCGCTATTCGCGGCGATGGCGGGCTCGAGCCCGGCGACCTGCTCGGCGATCGGCTCGGCCGGCATTCCCGAGATGCGCAAGCGCGGCTATTCCGGCGGCTTTGCCGCTGGGATCATCGCGGCCGGCGGCACGCTCGGCATCCTGCTGCCGCCCTCGATCACCATGATCCTGTTTGCGGTCGCAGCCGAAAAATCGCTCGGGCGGCTGTTCCTCGCCGGCATCGGCCCTGGCCTGCTGCTGGTCTCGCTGTTCGGCTCTTATGCCGTGATCCGCTTCCGCCAGGAATACAAGGCGGCCGAACGGGTCTACAAGAATGGCGGCCCGGAGGCGGCGATCCTCGCACGGGACGAATACACGCTCGCCGAACGCTTCAGCGTGCTGCCGCGGGTGATCCCCTTCGTGCTGCTGCTCACCGGCGTCATGATCGCGCTTTATGGCGGCTACGCCACGCCGTCGGAAACTGCCGGTCTCGGCGGCCTGCTCGCGCTGGCGCTGATCGCGGCGATCTACAGCGTGTGGCGGCCGAGCGACCTCGCGCCGATCATGAAGTCGACGGTCCGGGAATCCACCATGCTGATGATGATCATCGGCATGTCGCTGCTCTATTCCTACGTGATGAGCTATCTGCACATCTCGCAGTCGGCTGCCGAATCCATCGTCGCAATGCACCTGCCGCGCTGGGAGCTGCTGTTCGCCATCCTGGTCATGGTCGTCGTGCTCGGCTTCTTCCTGCCGCCGGTCTCGATCATCCTGATGACCGCGCCGATCATCCTGCCGCCGCTGCGCGCGGCGAACTTCGACATCATCTGGTTCGGCGTGGTCATGACCATCGTGATGGAGATGGGCCTGATCCATCCCCCCGTCGGCCTCAACATCTTCGTCATCCGCAACGTCGCGCCAGACATTCCCCTCAGCGAGGTGATCTGGGGCACGCTGCCCTTCGTGCTGCTGATGATGCTCGCGGTGCTGCTGCTCTGCTTCG
- a CDS encoding pentapeptide MXKDX repeat protein, with amino-acid sequence MTIRTRIALGISAAALSLGLALSPAAFAQDKMGKDDGMMKKDTMSKDGMKKDTMSKDDGMKKGHMSKDGMKKDDGMMKKN; translated from the coding sequence ATGACCATTCGCACCCGCATCGCGCTCGGCATCTCGGCTGCCGCTCTCTCGCTCGGCCTTGCGCTGTCGCCGGCCGCCTTTGCTCAAGACAAGATGGGCAAGGACGACGGCATGATGAAGAAGGACACCATGTCGAAGGACGGCATGAAGAAGGACACCATGTCCAAGGACGACGGCATGAAGAAGGGCCATATGTCCAAGGACGGGATGAAGAAAGACGACGGGATGATGAAGAAGAACTGA